The following proteins come from a genomic window of Pseudomonas hygromyciniae:
- the mazG gene encoding nucleoside triphosphate pyrophosphohydrolase → MYSLEDLLHLMNRLRDPQYGCPWDIKQTYASIVPHTLEEAYEVADAIERGDFDHLQGELGDLLFQVVYYSQLAREEGRFEFAGVVDSITRKLIRRHPHVFPTGDLYAPLDVPQLSEEQVKERWEQIKAEERAEKSQAPQQLSLLDDVPSALPSLSRAAKLQKRASQVGFDWPAALPVVDNVREELDEVLEAMADNDPAAIADEVGDLLFAAVNLARHLKVDPETALRGANAKFERRFRFIEQALRDTHRPMEDCTLEELDALWGEAKRQEKNVSNCG, encoded by the coding sequence ATGTATTCACTTGAAGACCTGCTGCACCTGATGAACCGGCTGCGCGACCCGCAATATGGTTGCCCGTGGGACATCAAGCAAACCTACGCCAGCATCGTGCCCCACACCCTGGAAGAAGCCTACGAAGTCGCCGACGCCATCGAGCGCGGGGATTTTGATCATCTGCAGGGCGAGTTGGGCGACCTGTTGTTCCAGGTGGTGTATTACAGCCAACTGGCCCGGGAAGAAGGGCGCTTCGAGTTCGCCGGGGTGGTGGACAGCATCACCCGCAAACTGATTCGCCGGCATCCCCATGTGTTCCCCACTGGCGACCTGTATGCGCCGCTGGATGTTCCTCAGTTAAGCGAAGAGCAGGTCAAGGAGCGCTGGGAGCAAATCAAGGCCGAGGAGCGCGCAGAAAAGTCCCAGGCCCCGCAGCAACTGTCCCTGCTCGATGATGTACCCAGCGCTTTGCCGTCCCTGTCCCGCGCGGCCAAATTGCAAAAACGCGCCAGCCAGGTAGGCTTTGACTGGCCAGCGGCGTTACCGGTGGTGGATAACGTGCGTGAAGAGCTCGATGAGGTGCTCGAAGCCATGGCCGACAATGACCCGGCAGCGATTGCCGATGAAGTCGGTGACCTGCTGTTTGCGGCGGTCAACCTGGCCCGGCACCTCAAGGTGGACCCGGAAACCGCCCTGCGCGGTGCCAATGCCAAATTCGAAAGGCGATTCCGATTTATCGAACAGGCATTGCGCGACACCCACCGTCCCATGGAAGATTGCACCCTCGAAGAGTTGGACGCCCTGTGGGGTGAAGCCAAACGCCAGGAAAAGAATGTGTCCAACTGCGGTTGA
- a CDS encoding DUF2058 domain-containing protein, protein MSISLRDQLLKAGLVNQKQAKQVGKDKQKQQRLVHKGQAQADDTQQRLALEAQAEKVKRDQELNRQQQEKVEAKARAAQVKQLIETSRLPKLTTEDYYNFVDDKKVKRLSVNTLMRNKLSNGSLAIVHHGGGYEVIPREAALKIQERAPERIVQLNILTETQVPDEDDPYAAYQIPDDLMW, encoded by the coding sequence ATGAGCATTTCCCTTCGCGACCAGTTGCTCAAAGCAGGCCTGGTCAATCAGAAGCAGGCCAAGCAGGTCGGCAAAGACAAGCAGAAGCAGCAGCGCCTGGTTCACAAAGGCCAGGCCCAGGCAGATGACACCCAGCAGCGCCTGGCCCTGGAAGCGCAGGCCGAGAAGGTCAAGCGCGACCAGGAGCTCAACCGTCAGCAGCAGGAAAAGGTCGAGGCCAAGGCCCGTGCCGCGCAGGTCAAGCAATTGATCGAGACCTCGCGCCTGCCCAAGTTGACCACCGAGGACTACTACAACTTTGTTGACGACAAGAAGGTCAAGCGCCTGTCGGTCAACACCTTGATGCGCAACAAGCTGAGCAACGGCTCGTTGGCGATTGTCCACCATGGCGGCGGTTACGAGGTGATTCCACGGGAGGCTGCGCTGAAAATCCAGGAGCGCGCCCCTGAGCGTATCGTCCAGCTCAACATCCTCACCGAGACCCAGGTACCGGATGAGGATGATCCGTACGCCGCTTACCAGATCCCTGATGATCTGATGTGGTAA
- a CDS encoding DUF3108 domain-containing protein, whose protein sequence is MRRALLFAFALLALPTVHAADLQPFSASYTADWKQLPMSGQASRSLESTGNGVWKLSFKASMMIASLTEESTLTLDKDTLLPQSYHFERGGLGKAKKADLDFDWTAKMVTGTDRGDAVKIPLNRGMVDKSTYQLALQHDVAAGKKTMSYQVVDDGEVETYDFRVLATEKVDTKAGKIDAIKVERVRDPTQSKRTTVMWFAKDWDYLLVRLQQVETDGKEYNIMLLDGTVNGKVVKGS, encoded by the coding sequence ATGCGTCGTGCCCTGCTCTTCGCTTTTGCTCTGCTTGCCCTGCCTACCGTGCACGCGGCAGATCTTCAGCCTTTCTCCGCCAGCTACACCGCCGACTGGAAGCAGTTGCCCATGAGCGGCCAGGCCTCCCGTAGCCTGGAAAGCACCGGCAACGGCGTCTGGAAGCTCAGCTTCAAGGCTTCGATGATGATCGCCAGCCTGACCGAAGAAAGCACCCTGACCCTGGACAAGGACACCCTGCTGCCCCAGTCCTACCACTTTGAACGGGGTGGCCTGGGCAAAGCCAAGAAGGCCGACCTGGACTTCGACTGGACCGCCAAGATGGTCACCGGCACCGATCGCGGCGACGCGGTCAAGATCCCGCTGAACCGCGGCATGGTCGATAAATCCACTTACCAGTTGGCCCTGCAGCATGACGTAGCGGCCGGCAAGAAAACCATGAGCTACCAGGTGGTGGATGACGGCGAAGTCGAGACCTATGACTTCCGCGTACTGGCTACCGAGAAAGTCGACACCAAGGCCGGCAAGATCGACGCCATCAAGGTTGAGCGCGTGCGCGACCCGACGCAAAGCAAGCGCACCACCGTGATGTGGTTTGCCAAGGACTGGGACTACCTGCTGGTTCGCCTGCAACAGGTCGAAACCGACGGCAAGGAATACAACATCATGCTGTTGGACGGTACGGTCAATGGCAAGGTTGTGAAAGGCAGCTGA
- the purN gene encoding phosphoribosylglycinamide formyltransferase, with product MPATCDVVVLLSGTGSNLQALIDSTRTGDSPVRIAAVISNRSDAYGLQRAQDAGIDTRSLDHKAFDGREAFDAALIELIDTFNPKLVVLAGFMRILSAGFVRHYQGRLLNIHPSLLPKYKGLHTHQRALEAGDTEHGCSVHFVTEELDGGPLVVQAVVPVESADSAQSLAQRVHTQEHRIYPLAVRWFAEGRLVLGEQGALLDGQLLAASGHLIRT from the coding sequence ATGCCAGCAACCTGTGATGTCGTGGTGCTGCTCTCCGGCACCGGCAGTAACTTGCAGGCCCTGATCGATAGCACGCGCACCGGCGATAGCCCGGTGCGCATCGCTGCGGTGATTTCCAACCGCAGCGACGCCTACGGCCTGCAACGCGCCCAGGATGCAGGTATCGATACCCGCTCCCTGGATCACAAGGCGTTCGACGGTCGTGAGGCCTTCGATGCAGCCTTGATCGAACTGATCGACACCTTCAATCCCAAGCTTGTGGTCCTCGCCGGTTTCATGCGCATTCTCAGCGCTGGCTTCGTGCGCCATTACCAGGGGCGCCTGCTGAACATTCACCCTTCCCTGCTGCCCAAATACAAAGGGTTACACACCCACCAGCGCGCCCTGGAGGCCGGAGATACAGAGCATGGCTGCAGCGTGCACTTTGTCACCGAGGAACTCGATGGCGGGCCTCTGGTCGTACAGGCAGTAGTTCCGGTAGAGTCTGCGGACTCAGCGCAGAGCCTTGCGCAACGGGTTCACACCCAGGAACACAGGATTTACCCGCTGGCGGTTCGCTGGTTTGCCGAAGGACGTTTGGTGCTCGGTGAACAAGGTGCATTGTTGGACGGCCAGTTACTTGCGGCCAGCGGCCACTTGATTCGTACCTAG
- the purM gene encoding phosphoribosylformylglycinamidine cyclo-ligase, protein MSKQPSLSYKDAGVDIDAGEALVERIKSVAKRTARPEVMGGLGGFGALCEIPAGYKQPVLVSGTDGVGTKLRLALNLNKHDTIGIDLVAMCVNDLVVCGAEPLFFLDYYATGKLNVETAAQVVTGIGAGCELSGCSLVGGETAEMPGMYEGEDYDLAGFCVGVVEKAEIIDGSKVAAGDALLALPSSGPHSNGYSLIRKIIEVSGADIENTQLDGKPLTDLLMAPTRIYVKPLLKLIKDTGAVKAMAHITGGGLLDNIPRVLPKGAQAIVDVASWQRPAVFDWLQEKGNVDETEMHRVLNCGVGMVICVAQEHVETALNVLREAGEQPWVIGQIATAAEGAAQVELKNLKAH, encoded by the coding sequence ATGAGCAAGCAACCCTCCCTGAGCTACAAGGACGCCGGTGTAGACATCGACGCCGGTGAAGCATTGGTCGAACGCATCAAGAGCGTCGCCAAGCGCACTGCGCGCCCCGAAGTCATGGGCGGCCTGGGCGGTTTCGGCGCCCTCTGCGAGATCCCGGCCGGCTACAAGCAGCCTGTGTTGGTCTCCGGCACCGACGGCGTGGGCACCAAGCTGCGCCTGGCGCTGAACCTGAACAAGCACGACACCATCGGCATCGACCTGGTCGCCATGTGCGTGAACGACCTGGTGGTGTGCGGCGCCGAGCCGCTGTTCTTCCTTGATTACTATGCCACCGGCAAGCTGAACGTGGAGACCGCTGCACAAGTGGTCACCGGTATCGGCGCTGGTTGCGAATTGTCGGGTTGCTCCCTGGTCGGCGGCGAAACCGCTGAAATGCCGGGCATGTACGAAGGCGAAGACTACGACCTGGCTGGTTTCTGCGTCGGCGTCGTGGAAAAAGCCGAGATCATCGACGGTTCCAAAGTCGCTGCCGGTGACGCCCTGCTGGCCCTGCCATCGTCCGGCCCACACTCCAACGGCTACTCGCTGATCCGCAAGATCATCGAAGTGTCCGGCGCCGACATCGAAAACACCCAGCTCGACGGCAAGCCGTTGACCGACCTGCTGATGGCCCCGACCCGCATCTACGTCAAGCCATTGCTCAAGCTGATCAAGGACACTGGCGCAGTCAAGGCCATGGCCCACATCACCGGTGGCGGCCTGCTGGACAACATCCCGCGCGTGCTGCCAAAAGGCGCCCAGGCCATCGTCGACGTAGCCAGCTGGCAGCGCCCGGCGGTCTTCGACTGGCTGCAAGAGAAAGGCAACGTCGACGAGACCGAGATGCACCGCGTGCTGAACTGCGGCGTGGGCATGGTCATCTGCGTAGCTCAAGAGCACGTGGAAACCGCGCTGAACGTACTGCGTGAAGCCGGCGAGCAGCCATGGGTGATCGGCCAGATCGCCACCGCTGCCGAAGGTGCGGCCCAGGTTGAACTGAAGAACCTCAAGGCTCACTGA
- a CDS encoding DUF2066 domain-containing protein, whose protein sequence is MGLSRYFFVGCLSLVSLASHAETLNGLYQVLEPVSSQAPQEREQATQRALQTLVIRLTGDAKAAEGPGLAAIRKDPQQIISQYGYDAGPPESLQVDFDPVSTDRALRDAGLALWGNNRPSILGWWLSDSTEGSSLVGDGQSAAEPLRRAAQHRGLPLRLPLGDLDEQIVATAPNLESADPAPLRSASERYGADALLAVHAREEAGQWQAKWRLWLGDKAEQGSVQGADTAALADAVLLAVSERLAPRFAVKAGVSSEQLLQVQGMTLERYAALGHLLEPFGAQLQRVEGDRIVYRVNGSSEQLRSQLSLAKLQEVPAGEALAPQPVQPPVAEGASPAPVPPLEPEPQLRFRW, encoded by the coding sequence ATGGGTCTGAGTAGATACTTTTTTGTCGGCTGTTTGTCGTTGGTCAGCCTGGCGAGTCATGCCGAAACCCTCAATGGCCTCTATCAAGTACTGGAGCCTGTCAGCAGCCAGGCGCCGCAAGAGCGCGAACAAGCCACCCAGCGTGCCCTGCAGACCCTGGTGATCCGCCTGACCGGCGACGCCAAGGCCGCCGAGGGCCCTGGCCTGGCAGCGATCCGCAAGGATCCGCAACAGATCATCAGCCAGTACGGTTACGACGCGGGCCCACCCGAAAGCCTGCAAGTGGATTTCGACCCGGTCAGCACCGACCGCGCCCTGCGCGACGCCGGTCTGGCGTTGTGGGGCAACAATAGGCCGTCGATCCTTGGCTGGTGGCTGAGCGATTCCACTGAAGGCAGCAGCCTGGTGGGTGATGGCCAGTCGGCGGCCGAGCCCCTGCGCCGTGCCGCCCAGCATCGCGGCTTGCCGTTGCGCCTGCCACTGGGCGACCTCGATGAGCAGATCGTTGCCACCGCGCCTAATCTTGAAAGTGCAGATCCCGCGCCCCTGCGTTCTGCCTCCGAACGTTATGGCGCCGATGCCCTGCTGGCGGTGCACGCCCGTGAAGAGGCGGGCCAATGGCAAGCCAAATGGCGCCTGTGGCTGGGTGACAAAGCCGAGCAGGGCAGCGTACAGGGCGCCGACACGGCTGCCTTGGCTGATGCCGTGTTGCTGGCGGTCAGTGAGCGCCTTGCTCCCCGTTTTGCGGTAAAAGCCGGGGTGTCCAGCGAGCAGTTGCTGCAAGTACAAGGCATGACCCTGGAGCGCTACGCCGCCCTCGGTCATCTGCTGGAACCTTTTGGCGCGCAGTTGCAGCGGGTGGAGGGTGATCGGATCGTCTATCGGGTCAACGGCAGCAGCGAACAACTGCGCAGCCAGTTGAGCCTGGCCAAGCTGCAGGAAGTGCCCGCCGGTGAGGCGCTTGCGCCGCAGCCTGTGCAGCCGCCGGTGGCCGAAGGGGCTTCACCTGCGCCAGTGCCACCGCTCGAGCCTGAGCCGCAACTGCGTTTTCGTTGGTAA
- a CDS encoding AI-2E family transporter has product MADTRRWVWLGGIVLLCVFVFLLHSILTPFLVALLLAYLFDPVVDRLEKAGLSRTWGVVAVFALFTLIVMALLLVLVPMLAKQMIRLYELAPQMLDWLQHTAMPWAQSKLGLADGFWKFDKVKAAISEHMGQTTDIVGVILSQATASSLALIGWLTNLVLIPVVAFYLLRDWDIMIAKIRSLLPRDREERIVSLAGECHEVLGAFVRGQLLVMVALGIIYAGGLMAIGLELGLLIGIIAGLAAIVPYMGFVIGIGAALVAGLFQFGGDLYPMLGIVAVFMVGQALEGMVLTPLLVGDRIGLHPVAVIFAILAGGELFGFTGILLALPVAAVIMVLVRHVHDVYKDSDVYTGADDPQL; this is encoded by the coding sequence ATGGCGGATACGCGTCGTTGGGTGTGGCTTGGCGGGATTGTTCTGCTGTGCGTCTTTGTGTTCTTGCTGCATTCGATCCTGACGCCGTTCCTGGTCGCCTTGCTGTTGGCCTATCTGTTCGATCCGGTGGTGGATCGCCTGGAAAAGGCCGGCTTGTCGCGAACCTGGGGGGTGGTGGCGGTATTTGCGCTGTTTACCCTGATCGTCATGGCGCTGCTGCTGGTGTTGGTGCCGATGCTGGCCAAGCAGATGATCCGCCTGTATGAACTGGCACCGCAGATGCTCGACTGGCTGCAACACACGGCCATGCCCTGGGCGCAGTCCAAGCTGGGCCTGGCCGATGGCTTCTGGAAATTCGACAAGGTCAAGGCCGCGATCAGCGAGCATATGGGGCAGACCACCGATATCGTCGGGGTCATCCTCAGTCAGGCCACGGCCTCCAGCCTGGCATTGATCGGCTGGCTGACCAACCTGGTGTTGATCCCGGTGGTGGCGTTCTACTTGCTGCGTGACTGGGACATCATGATCGCCAAGATCCGCAGCCTGCTGCCTCGTGATCGTGAGGAGCGCATTGTGTCTCTGGCGGGGGAGTGCCATGAGGTGCTGGGTGCTTTCGTTCGCGGGCAGTTGTTGGTGATGGTGGCGTTGGGGATCATCTACGCTGGCGGGCTAATGGCGATTGGCCTGGAGCTGGGCCTGCTGATCGGCATCATTGCTGGCCTGGCGGCGATTGTGCCGTACATGGGTTTTGTCATCGGGATTGGCGCGGCGCTGGTGGCTGGTCTGTTCCAGTTTGGCGGCGACTTGTACCCGATGCTGGGGATTGTCGCGGTGTTCATGGTCGGCCAGGCGCTGGAAGGCATGGTGTTGACGCCGTTGCTGGTGGGCGATCGTATCGGCCTGCATCCGGTGGCCGTGATCTTTGCGATCCTGGCGGGCGGCGAGTTGTTCGGCTTTACCGGCATCCTGCTGGCGCTGCCGGTGGCGGCGGTGATCATGGTGCTGGTGCGCCATGTGCATGATGTGTACAAGGATTCGGACGTCTATACGGGCGCCGATGATCCTCAGTTGTAA
- the hda gene encoding DnaA regulatory inactivator Hda, with translation MKPIQLPLGVRLRDDATFINYYPGANAAALGYVERLCEADAGWTESLIYLWGKDGVGRTHLLQAACLRFEQMGEPAVYLPLAELLDRGIGILDNLEQYELVCLDDLQAVAGRADWEEALFHLFNRLRDSGRRLLIAASTSPRELPVKLADLKSRLTLALIFQMRPLSDEDKLRALQLRASRRGLHLTDEVGHFILTRGTRSMSALFDLLEQLDQASLQAQRKLTIPFLKETLGW, from the coding sequence ATGAAACCGATTCAGCTGCCCCTAGGTGTGCGTCTGCGTGACGACGCTACCTTCATCAATTACTACCCAGGCGCCAATGCCGCTGCACTCGGCTATGTCGAGCGGCTCTGCGAAGCCGACGCCGGGTGGACGGAAAGCCTGATCTACCTCTGGGGCAAGGACGGCGTGGGGCGTACCCACCTGTTGCAGGCAGCCTGCCTGCGCTTTGAGCAGATGGGTGAGCCGGCGGTGTACCTGCCGTTGGCTGAACTGCTGGACCGTGGCATCGGCATCCTCGACAACCTCGAGCAATACGAATTGGTTTGCCTGGATGATCTGCAAGCGGTCGCTGGCAGGGCGGATTGGGAAGAAGCACTGTTCCATTTGTTCAACCGCCTGCGCGACAGTGGCCGGCGCCTGCTGATTGCTGCGTCTACCTCGCCTCGGGAATTGCCGGTCAAGCTGGCTGACCTCAAGTCACGACTGACCCTGGCGCTGATCTTCCAGATGCGCCCATTGTCCGATGAAGACAAATTGCGCGCCTTGCAGCTGCGTGCCTCGCGCCGTGGTCTGCACCTGACCGATGAAGTCGGGCATTTCATCCTCACCCGTGGCACCCGCAGCATGAGCGCATTGTTCGACCTGCTCGAACAGCTCGACCAGGCCTCCTTGCAAGCCCAGCGCAAGCTCACCATCCCCTTCCTCAAAGAAACCCTCGGCTGGTAG
- a CDS encoding C40 family peptidase, with the protein MLNRFAPLVPLALVTLLFGCATHPQQVVEQQKPQQQHQAKFVAAQSSSVYEEEVATEKELAQFADSKPYQLPLLADSILERGMSLIGTRYRFGGTSEAGFDCSGFIGYLFREEAGMNLPRSTREMINVDAPLVARNNLKPGDLLFFSTNGRGRVSHAGIYLGDDQFIHSSSRRSGGVRVDKLGDSYWSKTFIEAKRALAMAPTSVTARK; encoded by the coding sequence ATGCTAAATCGCTTCGCACCCCTCGTGCCTCTCGCACTCGTAACCCTGTTGTTTGGTTGCGCCACCCACCCCCAGCAGGTGGTTGAGCAGCAAAAGCCGCAACAACAGCATCAAGCCAAATTCGTCGCAGCACAGTCTTCTTCTGTTTATGAAGAAGAGGTAGCGACCGAAAAAGAACTGGCCCAGTTCGCCGACAGCAAGCCTTATCAGTTGCCGCTGCTGGCCGACAGCATCCTCGAACGTGGCATGTCCCTGATCGGTACCCGCTACCGTTTCGGTGGTACCTCTGAAGCCGGCTTCGACTGCAGTGGCTTTATCGGCTATCTGTTTCGTGAAGAAGCCGGCATGAACCTGCCGCGCTCCACCCGCGAAATGATCAACGTGGATGCACCGTTGGTCGCACGAAACAACCTCAAGCCCGGTGATCTGCTTTTCTTCAGTACCAATGGCCGTGGGCGTGTCAGCCACGCCGGTATTTACTTGGGCGATGACCAGTTCATCCACTCCAGCAGCCGCCGTAGCGGTGGGGTACGGGTTGATAAGTTGGGCGACAGCTACTGGAGCAAGACCTTCATCGAAGCCAAGCGCGCACTGGCGATGGCCCCCACTAGCGTTACCGCCCGCAAGTAA
- a CDS encoding C40 family peptidase, with the protein MSTSARLILLVCAALLSACASRPSPAPVAVKPKPVFNYTTQNFSPVAEDVLFRALGLVGTPYRWGGNTPDSGFDCSGLIGFVYRDAAGISLPRTTRELIVMRAQDVREDALQTGDLLFFATGGGSQVSHAGIYVGEGRFVHAPQTGGTVKLDTLSKAYWQNAYLSAKRVLPAEHLARNP; encoded by the coding sequence ATGTCGACCTCGGCCCGCCTAATTCTTCTTGTTTGCGCCGCGCTGCTCAGTGCCTGCGCCAGCCGTCCTTCACCTGCGCCTGTGGCCGTCAAGCCCAAGCCGGTATTCAACTACACCACCCAGAACTTTTCGCCGGTTGCCGAAGATGTGCTGTTTCGCGCCTTGGGCCTGGTCGGCACGCCTTACCGCTGGGGCGGCAACACGCCGGACTCGGGGTTTGATTGCAGCGGCCTGATTGGTTTTGTCTACCGCGATGCCGCTGGCATCTCGCTGCCGCGCACCACCCGCGAGTTGATCGTGATGCGTGCCCAGGACGTGCGTGAAGATGCGCTGCAAACCGGCGACCTGCTGTTTTTCGCCACGGGCGGTGGCTCCCAGGTTAGCCATGCCGGGATCTATGTGGGTGAAGGGCGCTTCGTCCATGCGCCACAAACCGGCGGTACGGTGAAGCTTGATACCCTGTCCAAGGCCTATTGGCAGAATGCCTACCTGAGCGCCAAGCGCGTGTTGCCGGCCGAGCATCTGGCGCGTAACCCTTAA
- the cobO gene encoding cob(I)yrinic acid a,c-diamide adenosyltransferase, whose protein sequence is MTDSPDRDERHLARMLRKKAVIDERIANSPNECGLLLVLTGNGKGKSSSAFGMLARAMGHGMQCGVVQFIKGRNSTGEELFFRRFPEQVRFHVMGEGFTWETQDRQRDIAAAEAAWKVSREMLQDPSIGLVVLDELNIALKHGYLDLDQVLSDLQARPPMQHVLVTGRGAKPELIEMADTVTEMGMLKHAFQAGIKAQKGIEL, encoded by the coding sequence ATGACTGATTCCCCTGATCGTGACGAACGCCACCTGGCGCGCATGCTGCGCAAAAAAGCGGTGATTGACGAGCGCATTGCCAATTCACCGAATGAATGCGGTTTGCTGCTGGTATTGACCGGCAATGGCAAAGGCAAAAGCAGCTCGGCCTTCGGCATGCTCGCCCGCGCCATGGGCCACGGTATGCAATGTGGCGTGGTGCAGTTCATCAAGGGGCGCAACAGTACCGGTGAAGAGTTGTTCTTCCGCCGCTTCCCCGAACAGGTACGGTTCCACGTGATGGGCGAGGGCTTTACCTGGGAAACCCAGGACCGCCAGCGCGATATCGCCGCCGCCGAAGCGGCCTGGAAAGTCTCCCGGGAAATGTTGCAGGATCCGTCCATCGGCCTGGTGGTGCTGGATGAGCTGAACATTGCGCTCAAGCACGGTTATCTCGACCTGGACCAGGTGTTGAGCGACCTGCAAGCCCGGCCACCGATGCAGCACGTGCTGGTCACCGGTCGCGGCGCCAAGCCAGAGCTGATTGAAATGGCCGACACCGTCACCGAAATGGGCATGCTCAAGCACGCGTTCCAGGCCGGTATCAAGGCACAGAAAGGCATCGAACTTTGA
- the bluB gene encoding 5,6-dimethylbenzimidazole synthase — protein sequence MTDNAFPAAERQAIYRAIAERRDMRHFSGGTVAPELLHRLLQAAHQAPSVGLMQPWRFIRISDRNLRGQIQQLVEAERLRTAAALGERSDDFMKLKVEGINDCAEVLVAALMDDRERHIFGRRTLPEMDLASLSCAIQNLWLASRAEGLGMGWVSLFEPQDLADLLGLPPGAKPLAVLCLGPVTAFYPAPMLQLEGWTEPRPLSDMLYENYWGVNQ from the coding sequence ATGACCGACAACGCCTTCCCCGCAGCCGAACGCCAGGCCATCTACCGCGCCATCGCCGAACGCCGTGATATGCGCCACTTCAGTGGCGGCACTGTCGCCCCCGAGCTCTTGCATCGCCTGCTGCAAGCCGCTCACCAGGCCCCCAGCGTCGGCCTGATGCAGCCGTGGCGCTTTATCCGTATCAGCGACCGCAACCTGCGTGGGCAGATCCAGCAGTTGGTGGAAGCAGAACGCCTACGCACCGCGGCTGCCCTTGGCGAGCGTTCGGACGACTTTATGAAGCTCAAGGTCGAAGGCATCAACGACTGCGCCGAGGTGTTGGTGGCGGCGTTGATGGATGATCGTGAGCGGCATATTTTCGGGCGGCGCACGTTGCCGGAAATGGACCTGGCCTCGCTGTCCTGCGCGATCCAGAATCTGTGGCTGGCCTCCCGCGCCGAAGGCCTGGGCATGGGCTGGGTGTCGTTGTTCGAACCCCAGGACCTGGCCGACCTGCTGGGCCTGCCGCCCGGCGCCAAGCCGCTGGCCGTACTGTGCCTGGGCCCGGTGACGGCGTTCTACCCGGCACCGATGTTGCAACTCGAAGGCTGGACCGAACCGCGTCCGCTGAGTGACATGCTGTATGAGAACTATTGGGGAGTGAATCAATGA
- the cbiB gene encoding adenosylcobinamide-phosphate synthase CbiB — translation MSVALLSVAAVALDALLGEPRRWHPLVAFGNFAERIEQRFNSAGRGWRSHGVSAWFITVIPLTLLATALSWAPYVGWVIEILALYLALGMRSLGEHVLPVAQALRSGDLDEARTRVSYLVSRQTSELDSTEVARAATESVLENGSDAVFAALFWFVVAGVPGVVLYRLSNTLDAMWGYRNERFERFGWAAAKIDDLLNYIPARLVALTYAVLGKTRLALKCWRRQGPTWDSPNAGPVMAAGAGALGVELGGAAIYHGELHQRPVLGEGPPADADSIERGWQLVQRGVWLWVLILCAGAQFYA, via the coding sequence ATGAGTGTGGCCTTGCTGAGTGTCGCTGCAGTGGCGCTGGATGCGCTGCTGGGCGAGCCCAGGCGCTGGCATCCGCTGGTGGCGTTCGGCAATTTTGCCGAGCGCATCGAGCAGCGTTTCAACTCCGCAGGTCGCGGCTGGCGCAGCCATGGCGTGAGCGCATGGTTTATCACCGTGATACCGCTGACCTTGCTGGCCACGGCCTTGTCCTGGGCGCCTTACGTTGGCTGGGTGATCGAGATCCTCGCGTTGTACCTGGCCCTGGGCATGCGCAGCCTGGGTGAGCACGTGTTGCCGGTGGCCCAGGCCCTGCGCAGTGGGGATCTGGACGAGGCACGCACGCGCGTCAGTTACCTGGTCAGCCGCCAGACCAGCGAATTGGACAGCACTGAAGTGGCGCGCGCCGCCACCGAGTCGGTGCTGGAAAACGGCAGCGACGCGGTGTTCGCCGCGCTGTTCTGGTTTGTCGTGGCCGGGGTGCCGGGCGTGGTGCTGTACCGCCTGAGCAATACCCTGGATGCCATGTGGGGCTATCGCAACGAACGCTTTGAACGCTTCGGCTGGGCGGCGGCGAAAATTGACGATCTGCTTAATTACATTCCCGCGCGCCTGGTGGCGTTGACCTACGCCGTGCTCGGCAAAACGCGCCTGGCGCTCAAATGCTGGCGCCGACAGGGCCCGACCTGGGACAGCCCGAATGCCGGCCCGGTGATGGCCGCCGGTGCTGGCGCCCTGGGCGTCGAGTTGGGCGGTGCGGCGATTTATCACGGTGAGCTGCACCAGCGTCCGGTCCTCGGCGAAGGACCACCGGCCGATGCCGATTCCATCGAGCGTGGCTGGCAACTGGTGCAGCGCGGCGTGTGGTTGTGGGTGTTGATCCTGTGCGCGGGGGCGCAATTCTATGCTTGA